The Flavobacterium faecale genome has a segment encoding these proteins:
- a CDS encoding 2-dehydro-3-deoxyphosphooctonate aldolase, with the protein MIDDNTYLLTESATDKTYGYTKENPIKVGGVKDKTGPKNERRFLNALFGPNDKMTTYFRAGSCCPFKSPNGFINNLGMLDRYRITEIGSKDTLDIFINMYDEGDLLVPQGLKAQQPK; encoded by the coding sequence ATGATTGATGATAACACTTATTTGTTAACTGAAAGCGCAACCGATAAAACCTATGGTTACACAAAAGAAAACCCCATAAAAGTAGGCGGTGTAAAAGATAAAACGGGTCCTAAAAATGAACGTCGATTTTTGAATGCGCTCTTTGGTCCAAATGATAAAATGACAACCTACTTTAGAGCAGGAAGTTGCTGTCCGTTTAAATCTCCTAACGGTTTTATAAACAATTTAGGCATGCTTGATCGCTATAGAATCACAGAAATAGGAAGCAAAGATACTCTTGACATTTTTATCAATATGTATGATGAAGGAGATTTACTGGTTCCACAAGGATTGAAGGCACAGCAACCCAAATAG
- a CDS encoding RagB/SusD family nutrient uptake outer membrane protein — translation MKTYKYFIGALMLGLTSCSDSFIDIAPQSYITEAVFFSNTAELNTALNACYAGMRAPAAEEWKFTELRSDNTAMNQIATTSVDNIFFLSYDAFFVGTNDTNLKNFWYYTYVNIKNNNILLDKMNVNYNGTAVVYGGNSINASAADIKDVASQACFLRAYHYFNLVRLFGDVFLVHEPVTRSDASILNRADQASVYNLIIADLQSSIANGNAAKYANITAANAGKANVWAAKALLAKVYLTLGRKAESLALTTDIIANSGYDLETTASRVYATTNELNKEILFTIRYKTGNIGLGSPFTSDFAPNATTGGVTVSGNQGDNAPTVELYNSFNATDGRRAFVAQSADISLPRKLYYTKFHAAQTVKYDSEFDFPIIRYADVLLMYAEAAGKGDANSLIYMNKIRTRATGLTSLVASNIDTDAKFNLALANERRWEFAGENQRWYDLLRYSTTLSTINVVDVMRQHLIIDMQPLLYSFYTDNAANVTPAILTSRVNANSMLLPIPQIELDTNNTITITQNAGYN, via the coding sequence TTATGCGGGTATGAGAGCTCCTGCAGCGGAAGAATGGAAATTTACAGAATTACGTTCAGACAACACAGCGATGAATCAAATCGCTACCACCTCTGTAGATAACATTTTCTTTTTGTCTTATGATGCATTTTTTGTAGGTACAAACGATACCAATTTGAAGAACTTTTGGTACTACACTTATGTAAATATCAAGAACAACAACATTCTTTTGGACAAAATGAATGTTAACTATAACGGTACTGCTGTCGTTTATGGCGGTAACTCAATAAATGCATCAGCTGCTGATATCAAAGATGTGGCTTCGCAAGCTTGTTTTTTACGCGCGTACCACTATTTTAATTTAGTACGTCTTTTTGGTGATGTTTTCTTAGTTCACGAACCAGTAACTCGTAGCGACGCTTCTATTTTGAATCGTGCTGATCAAGCTTCTGTTTATAATTTAATTATTGCCGATCTACAAAGTTCTATTGCTAATGGTAACGCTGCAAAGTATGCTAATATTACAGCTGCAAATGCTGGAAAAGCAAATGTTTGGGCTGCTAAAGCTTTATTGGCTAAGGTATATTTAACTTTAGGTCGCAAGGCAGAATCTTTAGCTTTAACAACTGATATTATTGCTAATAGTGGATATGATTTAGAAACAACTGCTTCTCGAGTATATGCTACAACTAATGAGTTAAACAAAGAAATTTTGTTTACAATACGTTACAAAACAGGAAACATAGGTTTGGGCTCTCCTTTCACTTCTGACTTTGCACCAAATGCAACTACAGGTGGGGTAACTGTTTCAGGAAATCAAGGTGACAATGCTCCAACTGTTGAATTGTATAATTCTTTCAATGCTACGGATGGTCGTAGAGCATTTGTTGCGCAATCTGCCGATATTTCTTTGCCTAGAAAATTGTATTACACTAAATTTCATGCAGCACAAACTGTGAAGTATGATTCAGAATTTGATTTCCCAATTATTAGATATGCAGATGTATTATTAATGTATGCTGAAGCGGCAGGTAAAGGAGATGCTAATTCTTTGATTTATATGAACAAAATTAGAACAAGAGCGACTGGGTTAACATCACTAGTAGCAAGTAATATTGATACTGATGCTAAGTTTAATCTTGCACTAGCAAATGAAAGACGTTGGGAATTTGCTGGGGAAAATCAAAGATGGTATGATTTGTTGCGTTATAGTACTACACTATCAACGATCAATGTTGTAGATGTGATGAGACAACATCTTATAATTGATATGCAACCATTGCTATATTCATTTTATACAGACAATGCTGCAAATGTTACTCCTGCTATTTTAACCTCAAGAGTAAATGCTAACAGTATGTTATTGCCGATTCCGCAAATAGAATTGGATACTAACAATACTATTACGATTACTCAAAATGCTGGTTACAATTAA